Proteins encoded in a region of the Vicia villosa cultivar HV-30 ecotype Madison, WI linkage group LG5, Vvil1.0, whole genome shotgun sequence genome:
- the LOC131607991 gene encoding uncharacterized protein LOC131607991 isoform X2, with product MPKNKCPLKAVAEPTRGTGGGTYKFHFPLVCYSLLLFTVPLLAFPSPSHSPIPSPNRNQTNMESTNQTQFLEKKCGVSGLRFSLSLLDANFFKDNQIEEIAKGVNEFNIPIIKANRKLVASKNGGLHYHSPLLFDADWDHRSQSVHRTTKRFRYPSIPKIQKPESEEDIVFLSVLELGELIKTKQISSRELTQIFLRRLKKYGPILESVVTYTEELANKQAKEADELLSQGVYLGPLHGIPYGLKDIISVPGYKTTWGSKSFKNQVIDMEAWVYKRLRSAGAVLVAKLVSGSLAYDDIWFGGRTRNPWNIEEFSTGSSAGPAASTSAGMVPFAIGSETAGSITFPAARCGVTALRPTFGTVGRTGVTSISESLDKLGPFCRSAIDCAVVLDIVRGRDLGDPSSKDSSIDDPFLVDITKLTVGYLDDAEMEVVHVLASKGVKMVPFKLNYTVDSAQGILNFTMDVDMLAHFDQWQRSGQDNVYEAQDQWPTELRRARLIPAVDYIQAQRARGRLIEEIRESFTVDAFIGNATDWEKVCIGNLVGLPVIVVPTGFKNISDPPSGGSRRRTTITTGIYAPPNRDHIALALAMAYQKVTNHHKQRPPINDLGLNDKIPDASKVAYPPRVFGP from the exons ATGCCGAAGAACAAGTGTCCTCTAAAAGCAGTTGCAGAACCGACACGTGGCACCGGCGGTGGCACTTACAAATTCCACTTTCCTCTAGTTTGCTACTCTCTTCTCCTCTTCACCGTTCCACTTCTCGCCTTTCCCTCTCCATCGCACTCTCCGATTCCTTCTCCCAACAGAAACCAAACAAATATG GAAAGTACGAACCAAACTCAATTTTTGGAGAAGAAATGTGGTGTTTCTGGCCTAAGATTTTCCTTAAGTTTACTTGATGCCAACTTCTTCAAAGATAATCAG ATTGAGGAGATTGCTAAGGGTGTAAATGAgttcaatattccaattattaAAGCCAATAGAAAACTTGTAGCTTCTAAAAATGGAGGACTGCATTATCATTCACCTTTACTTTTCGATGCTGATTGGGACCATCGATCACAATCGGTTCACCGCACAACCAAAAGGTTCAGATATCCTTCCATTCCAAAAATACAGAAACCTGAATCTGAAGAAGATATTGTATTTCTAAGT GTTCTTGAATTAGGTGAActcatcaaaacaaaacaaattagtTCCCGGGAGCTTACACAAATATTCTTGCGGAGATTGAAAAA GTACGGTCCTATTCTTGAATCGGTAGTGACTTATACTGAAGAACTGGCAAACAAGCAAGCCAAAGAAGCTGATGAGTTGCTTAGCCAAGGAGTATATCTAG GGCCTCTTCATGGGATTCCTTATGGATTAAAGGACATAATATCCGTGCCTGGATACAAAACAACATGGGGATCAAAGTCATTTAAAAATCAAGTTATTGACATGGAAGCTTGGGTCTATAAAAG ATTGAGATCAGCGGGAGCAGTTCTTGTTGCAAAGCTTGTTTCTGGATCATTGGCTTATGATGATATCTGGTTTGGTGGTCGAACCAGGAATCCATGGAATATTGAGGAATTTTCTACGGGTTCCTCAGCTGGACCTGCAGCAAGCACCTCAGCAG GTATGGTTCCATTTGCAATTGGTTCGGAAACAGCTGGATCCATAACTTTCCCTGCAGCTCGATGTGGTGTTACTGCATTGCGCCCAACTTTTGGTACTGTTGGTCGAACTGGTGTAACGAGCATATCAGAAAGCCTG GATAAGCTTGGCCCTTTCTGTAGATCTGCAATTGATTGTGCTGTTGTTTTGGATATTGTCCGGGGAAGAGATCTTGGGGATCCCTCGTCAAAAGATAGCTCCATTGATGATCCATTCTTGGTTGACATTACTAAGTTGACtgttggatatcttgatgatgcTGAGATGGAG GTTGTTCATGTTCTTGCGTCAAAGGGTGTCAAGATGGTTCCTTTCAAACTGAATTACACAGTTGATTCTGCTCAAGGTATATTAAATTTCACAATGGATGTTGATATGCTGGCTCACTTTGATCAGTGGCAGCGCTCAGGGCAAGATAATGTGTATGAAGCCCAAGATCAGTGGCCCACTGAACTACGCCGTGCACGTTTAATTCCCGCAGTGGACTATATACAG GCACAAAGAGCACGGGGAAGGCTAATCGAAGAAATAAGAGAGTCGTTTACTGTCGATGCATTCATTGGTAATGCAACTGACTGGGAGAAAGTATGCATAGGCAACCTTGTTGGTTTACCTGTCATAGTAGTGCCAACAGGATTTAAAAATATCTCTGATCCACCATCTGGCGGCAGCAGAAGAAGAACAACCATCACCACCGGCATTTATGCCCCCCCAAACCGTGATCACATT GCTCTGGCTTTGGCAATGGCTTATCAAAAAGTCACTAATCACCACAAACAGCGCCCACCTATTAATGATCTTGGTCTCAATGATAAGATACCTGATGCATCTAAAGTTGCTTATCCTCCTAGGGTTTTTGGTCCTTAA
- the LOC131607991 gene encoding uncharacterized protein LOC131607991 isoform X1 produces MPKNKCPLKAVAEPTRGTGGGTYKFHFPLVCYSLLLFTVPLLAFPSPSHSPIPSPNRNQTNMQESTNQTQFLEKKCGVSGLRFSLSLLDANFFKDNQIEEIAKGVNEFNIPIIKANRKLVASKNGGLHYHSPLLFDADWDHRSQSVHRTTKRFRYPSIPKIQKPESEEDIVFLSVLELGELIKTKQISSRELTQIFLRRLKKYGPILESVVTYTEELANKQAKEADELLSQGVYLGPLHGIPYGLKDIISVPGYKTTWGSKSFKNQVIDMEAWVYKRLRSAGAVLVAKLVSGSLAYDDIWFGGRTRNPWNIEEFSTGSSAGPAASTSAGMVPFAIGSETAGSITFPAARCGVTALRPTFGTVGRTGVTSISESLDKLGPFCRSAIDCAVVLDIVRGRDLGDPSSKDSSIDDPFLVDITKLTVGYLDDAEMEVVHVLASKGVKMVPFKLNYTVDSAQGILNFTMDVDMLAHFDQWQRSGQDNVYEAQDQWPTELRRARLIPAVDYIQAQRARGRLIEEIRESFTVDAFIGNATDWEKVCIGNLVGLPVIVVPTGFKNISDPPSGGSRRRTTITTGIYAPPNRDHIALALAMAYQKVTNHHKQRPPINDLGLNDKIPDASKVAYPPRVFGP; encoded by the exons ATGCCGAAGAACAAGTGTCCTCTAAAAGCAGTTGCAGAACCGACACGTGGCACCGGCGGTGGCACTTACAAATTCCACTTTCCTCTAGTTTGCTACTCTCTTCTCCTCTTCACCGTTCCACTTCTCGCCTTTCCCTCTCCATCGCACTCTCCGATTCCTTCTCCCAACAGAAACCAAACAAATATG CAGGAAAGTACGAACCAAACTCAATTTTTGGAGAAGAAATGTGGTGTTTCTGGCCTAAGATTTTCCTTAAGTTTACTTGATGCCAACTTCTTCAAAGATAATCAG ATTGAGGAGATTGCTAAGGGTGTAAATGAgttcaatattccaattattaAAGCCAATAGAAAACTTGTAGCTTCTAAAAATGGAGGACTGCATTATCATTCACCTTTACTTTTCGATGCTGATTGGGACCATCGATCACAATCGGTTCACCGCACAACCAAAAGGTTCAGATATCCTTCCATTCCAAAAATACAGAAACCTGAATCTGAAGAAGATATTGTATTTCTAAGT GTTCTTGAATTAGGTGAActcatcaaaacaaaacaaattagtTCCCGGGAGCTTACACAAATATTCTTGCGGAGATTGAAAAA GTACGGTCCTATTCTTGAATCGGTAGTGACTTATACTGAAGAACTGGCAAACAAGCAAGCCAAAGAAGCTGATGAGTTGCTTAGCCAAGGAGTATATCTAG GGCCTCTTCATGGGATTCCTTATGGATTAAAGGACATAATATCCGTGCCTGGATACAAAACAACATGGGGATCAAAGTCATTTAAAAATCAAGTTATTGACATGGAAGCTTGGGTCTATAAAAG ATTGAGATCAGCGGGAGCAGTTCTTGTTGCAAAGCTTGTTTCTGGATCATTGGCTTATGATGATATCTGGTTTGGTGGTCGAACCAGGAATCCATGGAATATTGAGGAATTTTCTACGGGTTCCTCAGCTGGACCTGCAGCAAGCACCTCAGCAG GTATGGTTCCATTTGCAATTGGTTCGGAAACAGCTGGATCCATAACTTTCCCTGCAGCTCGATGTGGTGTTACTGCATTGCGCCCAACTTTTGGTACTGTTGGTCGAACTGGTGTAACGAGCATATCAGAAAGCCTG GATAAGCTTGGCCCTTTCTGTAGATCTGCAATTGATTGTGCTGTTGTTTTGGATATTGTCCGGGGAAGAGATCTTGGGGATCCCTCGTCAAAAGATAGCTCCATTGATGATCCATTCTTGGTTGACATTACTAAGTTGACtgttggatatcttgatgatgcTGAGATGGAG GTTGTTCATGTTCTTGCGTCAAAGGGTGTCAAGATGGTTCCTTTCAAACTGAATTACACAGTTGATTCTGCTCAAGGTATATTAAATTTCACAATGGATGTTGATATGCTGGCTCACTTTGATCAGTGGCAGCGCTCAGGGCAAGATAATGTGTATGAAGCCCAAGATCAGTGGCCCACTGAACTACGCCGTGCACGTTTAATTCCCGCAGTGGACTATATACAG GCACAAAGAGCACGGGGAAGGCTAATCGAAGAAATAAGAGAGTCGTTTACTGTCGATGCATTCATTGGTAATGCAACTGACTGGGAGAAAGTATGCATAGGCAACCTTGTTGGTTTACCTGTCATAGTAGTGCCAACAGGATTTAAAAATATCTCTGATCCACCATCTGGCGGCAGCAGAAGAAGAACAACCATCACCACCGGCATTTATGCCCCCCCAAACCGTGATCACATT GCTCTGGCTTTGGCAATGGCTTATCAAAAAGTCACTAATCACCACAAACAGCGCCCACCTATTAATGATCTTGGTCTCAATGATAAGATAC CTGATGCATCTAAAGTTGCTTATCCTCCTAGGGTTTTTGGTCCTTAA